In Chanodichthys erythropterus isolate Z2021 chromosome 11, ASM2448905v1, whole genome shotgun sequence, a single window of DNA contains:
- the sdr16c5b gene encoding epidermal retinol dehydrogenase 2 has protein sequence MNFLLETLQVLFMLLVYSLETLVRLFIPARRKSVSGEIVLLTGAGSGIGRLMALEFARLDARLVLWDINEDGNKETARMIKEKHGARAFTYTCDCSDREEVYRVANQVKREVGDVTILINNAGIVTGKKFMESPDALIEKSMEVNSLAHFWMYKAFLPAMIAGNHGHLVSIASSAGLIGVNGLADYCASKFAAVGFAESMALELLAMGCDGVKTTIVCPFFINTGMFEGAKTKFPRLMPILDPEYACRKIVDAVRREQVYLYMPRSVYIAIALKNCLPTKVGVLLGEYLGAFNFMAKFKGHGKKSN, from the exons atgaactttctctTGGAGACTCTTCAGGTGCTTTTCATGTTGCTGGTCTACAGCTTAGAAACCCTCGTTCGGTTATTTATACCGGCTCGAAGGAAGAGTGTGTCCGGGGAGATCGTGTTGTTGACCGGGGCGGGCAGCGGCATCGGGCGCCTCATGGCGCTGGAGTTCGCGCGCCTGGACGCGCGCCTTGTGCTGTGGGACATCAACGAGGACGGGAATAAAGAGACCGCGCGTATGATTAAAGAAAAGCACGGAGCGCGAGCGTTCACGTACACCTGCGACTGTAGCGACCGGGAGGAAGTGTATAGAGTCGCAAACCAG GTAAAGCGTGAGGTTGGTGATGTCACAATTTTGATAAATAATGCAGGGATCGTCACTGGGAAGAAGTTCATGGAATCTCCTGATGCACTCATAGAGAAGTCTATGGAGGTCAATAGTCTGGCACATTTCTGG ATGTACAAGGCGTTTCTGCCCGCAATGATCGCTGGTAATCACGGTCATTTGGTCAGCATTGCCAGCTCAGCTGGACTCATTGGAGTGAATGGACTGGCAG ATTATTGTGCGAGTAAGTTTGCTGCGGTCGGATTTGCTGAATCAATGGCGCTAGAGCTGCTGGCCATGGGCTGTGATGGAGTGAAGACCACCATAGTCTGCCCGTTTTTCATTAACACGGGCATGTTTGAGGGTGCCAAAACAAA aTTTCCTAGACTCATGCCTATTCTTGATCCAGAGTATGCATGTAGGAAAATTGTGGATGCTGTCCGAAGGGAACAGGTTTATCTTTACATGCCTCGAAGCGTCTACATCGCCATTGCTTTGAAGAA TTGTTTACCCACTAAAGTCGGCGTGCTGCTTGGTGAATATCTCGGAGCCTTCAACTTCATGGCTAAGTTCAAAGGTCATGGGAAAAAGAGCAATTAA